A portion of the Bacteroides faecium genome contains these proteins:
- a CDS encoding AlbA family DNA-binding domain-containing protein gives MLYTENLQSLIDSGEGYNVEFKVRVPSKVRELTEEICAFANADGGYLLIGVDDNGQIIGTGLDNDKRSAIQGSISEISPALHCEMYVVNIEDKTVWVIDVPSGKDKPYIFSGSIFVREGANSQKLRTVEEMRSFFQECNKIFFDAIPCSWFNIYKDADEQAIKDFRTEAKLSPLTANKQIFENLELFTDKGVAKNGAAMFFGKQPERKFPHAVTRCVLFKGTTKVYIIDDKTFGGPLYQQYLQAMAWLESKLQVAYKIEGAGPREEIWEIPLTVFKEAIINALSHRDYYEQGATITIEMFDDRVEVSNPGGLLPIVAKDFGHKSMTRNPLIFGLFTRMHLVERVASGIPRMQEAMKEANLPEPEFHTDGMFTVVFKRGAKNYATDGIVNDIVNDIVNENEQAIINLLKAKPGLNASEIAESISKSWRTAMRYLKSLSEKGLIEFRGAPKTGGYYTK, from the coding sequence ATGCTTTACACAGAAAACCTACAGTCACTCATTGATAGCGGAGAAGGCTATAATGTAGAATTTAAAGTTCGTGTTCCTTCAAAAGTTCGTGAACTAACAGAAGAAATTTGCGCTTTCGCTAATGCAGACGGAGGATATCTACTTATTGGTGTAGATGATAATGGACAAATTATCGGTACAGGTTTGGATAATGATAAACGTTCAGCCATCCAAGGCTCTATCAGTGAAATATCTCCGGCCCTCCATTGTGAGATGTATGTGGTAAATATCGAAGATAAGACAGTTTGGGTAATTGATGTTCCATCAGGGAAAGATAAACCTTATATATTTTCCGGTTCTATCTTTGTGCGTGAGGGAGCAAACTCACAGAAACTTCGTACTGTCGAAGAAATGCGCAGTTTCTTTCAGGAATGCAACAAAATCTTTTTTGATGCTATTCCTTGCTCATGGTTCAATATCTACAAAGATGCAGACGAACAAGCGATAAAAGACTTTCGCACGGAAGCAAAGCTAAGTCCATTGACTGCCAATAAACAGATATTTGAGAATTTGGAACTGTTTACGGATAAAGGAGTAGCCAAGAATGGAGCAGCCATGTTCTTTGGGAAACAACCTGAACGGAAGTTTCCACACGCAGTAACAAGATGTGTCCTTTTCAAAGGAACAACCAAAGTATATATCATAGATGATAAAACCTTTGGTGGTCCACTATACCAACAATATTTGCAGGCTATGGCATGGCTGGAAAGTAAACTGCAAGTAGCTTATAAAATTGAGGGAGCAGGACCAAGAGAAGAAATTTGGGAAATTCCTCTTACGGTATTTAAAGAAGCCATTATTAACGCTCTCTCACATCGTGACTATTACGAACAGGGAGCAACCATTACGATAGAAATGTTTGATGACCGGGTAGAGGTTTCTAATCCCGGAGGGCTTTTGCCTATCGTAGCTAAAGATTTCGGACACAAGAGTATGACACGTAACCCGTTAATCTTTGGATTGTTCACCCGTATGCATTTGGTCGAAAGGGTCGCATCTGGTATTCCCCGTATGCAGGAAGCCATGAAAGAAGCCAATCTTCCTGAGCCTGAATTTCATACGGACGGGATGTTTACGGTAGTGTTCAAACGAGGTGCAAAGAACTATGCCACGGATGGCATAGTAAATGACATAGTAAATGACATAGTAAACGAGAATGAACAAGCAATAATAAACCTGCTTAAAGCCAAACCGGGATTAAATGCTTCAGAAATAGCAGAAAGTATTTCTAAAAGCTGGAGAACAGCTATGCGCTACCTTAAATCTTTGAGTGAAAAAGGCTTGATAGAATTTAGAGGTGCTCCAAAAACAGGAGGGTATTATACAAAATAA
- a CDS encoding AAA family ATPase, whose translation MIKRIKSIKNLGVFSNYRMNGNTRDFNEKNIIYGWNYSGKTTLSRLFSFLNKDYEIPIEHSDIEFEVELTNGQIITHENRNSSPLNVKIFNSDFIRDNLSFERTNNRIKGITFDVGGNIETRDKITSNNNLITKAESLLEKHQENILKFNEFETKFTKEAGRIKNDCFNSLIEFNKGHLKKIIDTLSAPLETYVLLDAKQLGEIKATALTQNPKQEIPIETSSILEFENIYNEYKLILQSEPTKTEEDSLLSNDIDLYNWAKSGYNIYIEKNPIIKKCAFCGNNIDDSRLTYLNAFYTNEAAKLRVRITNLKIKINTEKQKIEELDWSKKSVNDLMDCCQQEFSSLLAKYSTVKANYISALDILQDDLVKKDSQYIFIKQKPSEIDIDFITQIEEWVRSAKDIFNKHNKNIQEFGVIRERARDIYKKHLIAKYLIDEQYYEIKRLKQCEEHLGTNCKNIINKIKLENKELEAQLKTITKGKEELNKFIHLFLNRDDISIEVTDDDYFILKRGINIATNLSDGEMTAIAFSHFMVMLDSLQTNKLMDTIIYIDDPISSLDANHIAQVSSLINSFFFRRGIDAENPSKIISCFKQLFISTHSFEFYSFIKTANNIKRNKDGKGCNSFFLKRKNNTESTLTDIPKELSSYNSEYIYLFSEIDKFKDAGFPEEKSYIMPNVIRRFLEIYTLIKLPGNKDEIDNRVKILIGDANELKILHTFSHFTSFERVAQHNALIFKLEDIILDLYVLLSKDPAHLSSLYEGIEKKDI comes from the coding sequence ATGATAAAGAGGATAAAATCAATAAAGAACCTTGGTGTATTCAGTAATTATAGAATGAATGGAAATACCCGAGATTTTAATGAAAAAAACATCATATATGGATGGAACTATTCAGGAAAAACCACATTGTCTAGATTATTTTCATTTTTGAATAAAGACTACGAAATTCCTATAGAACATTCAGATATAGAATTTGAAGTTGAATTGACTAATGGACAAATTATCACTCATGAAAACAGAAATTCATCACCATTAAATGTAAAAATTTTCAATTCAGACTTTATACGAGATAATTTATCTTTTGAACGAACAAATAATCGTATTAAAGGCATTACTTTTGATGTGGGTGGCAATATTGAAACACGTGATAAAATCACTAGTAATAATAATCTTATTACAAAAGCCGAGTCGTTATTGGAAAAACATCAAGAAAACATTTTAAAATTTAATGAATTTGAAACAAAATTCACAAAGGAAGCAGGAAGAATAAAAAATGATTGTTTCAACAGCCTAATAGAATTCAATAAAGGGCATCTAAAAAAGATAATAGACACATTATCTGCTCCATTAGAAACTTACGTATTACTAGATGCCAAACAATTAGGAGAGATAAAAGCAACTGCACTCACTCAAAATCCAAAACAAGAAATACCGATAGAAACTTCTAGCATATTGGAATTTGAAAACATATATAATGAATACAAACTAATACTACAATCAGAACCAACAAAAACTGAAGAAGACTCTCTCTTGTCTAACGATATAGATTTATATAATTGGGCAAAGAGCGGATATAATATTTACATAGAAAAAAATCCAATAATAAAAAAGTGTGCTTTTTGCGGAAATAACATTGATGACAGTCGTCTTACATATTTAAATGCTTTTTATACTAATGAAGCAGCAAAGCTAAGAGTAAGAATTACAAATCTGAAAATAAAAATAAACACAGAGAAGCAAAAAATCGAAGAATTAGACTGGAGTAAAAAAAGCGTAAATGATTTAATGGACTGCTGTCAACAAGAATTTTCTTCTCTATTGGCAAAATATAGCACAGTTAAAGCAAATTACATTTCAGCATTGGACATACTACAAGATGATTTAGTTAAAAAAGATTCTCAATACATATTTATTAAACAAAAACCATCTGAGATTGATATAGACTTTATTACGCAAATTGAAGAATGGGTTAGAAGTGCAAAAGATATCTTCAATAAGCATAATAAAAATATTCAAGAATTTGGAGTCATCAGAGAACGAGCAAGGGATATTTATAAAAAACACCTCATCGCAAAGTACCTTATTGACGAACAATATTATGAGATAAAACGACTGAAACAGTGTGAAGAGCACTTAGGTACGAATTGCAAAAATATAATCAATAAGATTAAATTAGAAAACAAAGAGCTTGAAGCACAATTAAAAACTATTACTAAAGGAAAGGAAGAGCTAAATAAGTTCATCCATCTCTTTCTTAATAGGGATGATATATCTATAGAAGTTACTGACGATGATTATTTCATTCTAAAACGTGGAATCAATATAGCAACAAATTTAAGTGATGGAGAAATGACAGCTATCGCTTTTTCACATTTCATGGTTATGCTAGACAGTTTACAGACAAATAAACTCATGGATACAATAATTTACATTGATGACCCTATATCAAGTTTAGATGCTAACCATATCGCACAGGTATCATCACTTATCAACTCTTTTTTCTTCAGAAGGGGCATTGATGCTGAAAATCCATCAAAAATAATTTCCTGCTTTAAACAATTATTTATATCCACGCATAGTTTTGAGTTTTACTCATTTATCAAAACGGCAAACAATATCAAAAGAAACAAAGACGGAAAAGGCTGCAATTCTTTCTTTTTAAAAAGAAAAAACAACACTGAATCAACACTTACAGATATCCCCAAAGAGTTGAGCAGTTATAATTCTGAATACATCTATTTATTTTCAGAAATAGACAAATTTAAAGACGCAGGATTTCCAGAAGAAAAGAGTTACATAATGCCCAATGTTATCAGACGTTTTTTAGAGATATATACTTTAATCAAACTACCGGGTAACAAAGATGAAATAGATAATAGAGTGAAAATATTAATTGGAGATGCCAACGAATTAAAAATATTACATACATTTTCTCATTTCACCTCATTTGAAAGGGTTGCTCAACATAATGCATTAATATTTAAACTAGAAGATATTATATTAGATTTATATGTGTTACTGAGTAAGGACCCTGCGCACCTATCCTCTTTATATGAAGGTATAGAAAAAAAAGATATTTAA
- a CDS encoding cold-shock protein: MAKSMTVGKRENEKKRIAKREEKLKKKESRKLSGTSSFDDMIAYVDENGMITSTPPADNIQKEEISLDEIIIATPKKEEEEPAILRGRVEFFNEARGFGFIKDLSGVEKYFFHVNNVVGTIAENNIVTFDLERGVKGMNAVNICLENKSKSENLAQTKPEPEPESESE, from the coding sequence ATGGCAAAATCCATGACAGTTGGTAAACGTGAAAATGAAAAGAAAAGAATCGCTAAACGGGAAGAAAAACTAAAGAAGAAAGAAAGTAGGAAATTATCAGGTACTAGCAGCTTTGATGATATGATTGCTTATGTGGACGAGAACGGAATGATTACCTCGACTCCACCGGCCGACAATATTCAAAAGGAGGAAATCAGCCTGGATGAGATAATCATAGCAACACCGAAGAAAGAGGAAGAAGAACCGGCTATCTTGAGAGGTCGTGTTGAATTCTTTAACGAAGCAAGAGGCTTTGGTTTTATTAAAGACCTTTCAGGAGTTGAAAAGTACTTCTTTCATGTAAACAATGTTGTTGGTACTATTGCGGAAAATAATATCGTTACATTTGACCTTGAGCGCGGAGTAAAAGGGATGAATGCAGTCAATATATGTTTGGAAAACAAATCTAAATCGGAAAATTTGGCTCAGACTAAACCTGAACCTGAACCTGAATCTGAATCTGAATAA
- a CDS encoding DEAD/DEAH box helicase has product MTFKDLKITEPILKAIEEKGYTVPTPIQEKAIPAALAKRDILGCAQTGTGKTASFAIPIIQHLHENKEPGKRQGIKALILTPTRELALQISECIDDYSKYTRVRHGVIFGGVNQRPQVDMLHKGIDILVATPGRLLDLMSQGHIHLDKIQYFVLDEADRMLDMGFIHDIKRILPKLPKEKQTLFFSATMPDSIIALTKSLLKNPVKIYITPKSSTVDSIKQIIYFVEKKEKSQLLISILQKAEEQSVLVFSRTKHNADKIVRILGKAGIGSQAIHGNKSQAARQSALGNFKSGKTRVMVATDIASRGIDINELPLVINYDLPDVPETYVHRIGRTGRAGNEGTALTFCSQEERKLVNDIQKLTGKKLNKADFII; this is encoded by the coding sequence ATGACATTTAAAGATTTAAAAATAACCGAACCGATTTTAAAAGCAATTGAAGAAAAAGGATATACTGTGCCGACTCCTATTCAGGAAAAAGCGATTCCTGCCGCATTGGCGAAAAGGGATATATTAGGTTGCGCACAAACGGGAACAGGGAAGACTGCTTCGTTTGCAATTCCTATCATCCAGCATTTACATGAAAACAAAGAGCCTGGTAAACGTCAGGGCATTAAAGCACTGATATTAACGCCTACCCGTGAACTGGCTTTGCAAATCAGTGAGTGTATTGATGATTATTCAAAATATACCCGTGTGCGTCACGGGGTTATCTTCGGCGGTGTCAATCAACGTCCTCAGGTTGATATGTTGCATAAGGGAATTGATATTCTGGTGGCGACTCCGGGGCGTTTGCTTGATTTGATGAGCCAGGGACATATACACTTGGACAAGATACAATATTTTGTGCTTGATGAGGCAGACCGTATGCTCGATATGGGATTTATTCATGATATTAAGCGGATATTGCCAAAGCTCCCGAAAGAAAAGCAGACCTTGTTTTTCTCTGCGACAATGCCGGATAGCATTATTGCATTAACTAAATCTCTGTTGAAGAACCCGGTGAAGATTTATATTACACCGAAATCATCTACGGTAGATTCAATTAAGCAAATTATTTATTTTGTAGAAAAGAAGGAGAAGAGCCAGCTCTTAATCTCAATTTTGCAAAAAGCGGAAGAGCAATCGGTATTAGTTTTCTCACGAACGAAGCACAATGCTGATAAGATCGTCAGAATATTAGGTAAAGCAGGTATTGGCAGTCAGGCTATTCATGGAAATAAAAGTCAGGCAGCCAGGCAGTCCGCACTGGGAAACTTCAAATCGGGAAAAACCAGAGTAATGGTAGCTACCGATATTGCTTCCAGAGGAATTGATATTAATGAATTGCCGTTGGTAATCAATTATGATCTTCCTGATGTGCCCGAAACTTATGTACACCGTATTGGGCGTACCGGAAGGGCAGGAAATGAGGGAACTGCACTTACATTCTGTTCACAGGAAGAACGCAAACTCGTCAATGATATTCAGAAGCTGACGGGTAAGAAATTAAATAAAGCTGATTTTATTATTTAA
- a CDS encoding RNA recognition motif domain-containing protein translates to MNIYIAGLSYRTNDADLTNLFAEFGEVSSAKVIMDRETGKSRGFAFVEMANDEEGQKAIDELNGVEYDQKVISVSVARPRAEKPSYGGNRGGGYNNSRRY, encoded by the coding sequence ATGAACATTTACATCGCAGGTTTAAGTTATCGTACAAACGATGCGGACTTAACAAATTTATTTGCAGAGTTTGGAGAAGTTTCTTCAGCTAAAGTAATTATGGATAGAGAAACTGGAAAATCCAGAGGATTCGCTTTCGTAGAAATGGCGAACGACGAAGAAGGACAAAAAGCAATTGACGAATTGAATGGCGTAGAATACGACCAAAAAGTTATTTCAGTAAGCGTTGCACGTCCTCGCGCTGAAAAACCGTCATACGGTGGAAACCGTGGAGGTGGTTACAACAATTCCAGAAGATATTAA
- a CDS encoding helix-turn-helix transcriptional regulator: MKTTHTTREEMWAKQCLSANDIDYTAWERDKSMLHRLSKISHSCTFVVDVYKCSYTYASSNFVDLLGYDSHKIETLEKQGDYLESRIHPDDRAQLAALQVTLSQFIYSLPLEQRNEYSNIYSFRILNARQQYIRVTSRHQVLEQDRNGKAWLVIGNMDISPDQKHSETVDCTVLNLKNGEFFSPSSLSIPSTNLTHREIEILRLIQKGLLSKEIADKLCISIHTVNIHRQNLLRKLGVQNSIEAIHLGQETGLLG, from the coding sequence ATGAAAACAACTCATACCACCCGGGAAGAAATGTGGGCAAAGCAATGCTTGTCCGCCAACGATATTGATTACACCGCGTGGGAACGGGATAAGTCCATGCTTCACCGGCTTTCTAAAATCAGTCATAGCTGCACATTCGTTGTCGATGTCTACAAATGCAGTTACACGTATGCTTCCTCGAATTTCGTTGATTTACTGGGATATGACAGCCACAAAATAGAAACTCTGGAAAAACAGGGCGATTATCTGGAATCACGTATTCATCCGGACGACCGTGCGCAACTGGCAGCATTACAGGTCACGTTAAGTCAATTTATTTACAGTCTGCCCCTCGAACAGCGGAATGAATATTCCAACATTTACAGTTTCCGCATACTCAATGCCAGGCAACAATATATACGTGTCACCAGCCGGCATCAAGTTTTGGAGCAAGACCGTAACGGCAAAGCATGGCTTGTTATAGGCAACATGGACATTTCACCCGACCAGAAACATTCCGAAACAGTAGACTGCACTGTTCTGAATCTAAAGAACGGAGAGTTCTTCTCTCCATCCTCTTTGTCCATACCTTCTACCAACCTCACTCATCGGGAAATAGAGATATTACGGCTTATTCAAAAAGGACTGTTAAGTAAAGAGATTGCAGACAAGCTATGTATCAGTATTCACACAGTCAATATCCATCGGCAAAACCTGTTACGTAAACTAGGTGTACAGAATTCTATCGAAGCTATTCACTTGGGACAGGAAACCGGACTGCTAGGTTGA
- a CDS encoding nucleotidyltransferase domain-containing protein produces the protein MNILDIAERNQQKAWEIVANTNVIPIWESIGARINLVGSLRTGLLMKHRDIDFHIYTPTLTLADSFRAMEKLAENESVKRIEYMNLLHTVEACIEWHAWYQDAEGKLWQIDMIHIQEGSRYDGYFEKVAERISNVLTDETRESILRLKYETPDSEKIIGIEYYQAVIRDGVRSYPEFEEWRKRHPMTGVVEWMP, from the coding sequence ATGAATATCCTCGATATTGCAGAACGGAATCAGCAGAAAGCATGGGAGATAGTAGCGAATACTAATGTTATCCCGATATGGGAAAGTATAGGTGCCCGGATTAACTTGGTGGGTTCTTTGCGCACAGGATTGTTGATGAAACACCGGGATATTGACTTCCATATTTATACCCCTACTTTGACTTTGGCAGATAGTTTCCGGGCAATGGAGAAGCTGGCGGAAAATGAATCTGTCAAGCGGATAGAATACATGAATTTATTACATACCGTTGAGGCATGTATCGAGTGGCATGCCTGGTATCAGGATGCGGAAGGTAAACTCTGGCAGATTGATATGATTCATATTCAGGAAGGTTCCCGATATGATGGATATTTTGAAAAAGTGGCCGAACGGATTTCTAATGTTCTGACGGACGAGACAAGAGAGAGTATTTTGAGATTGAAATACGAGACTCCTGATTCGGAGAAAATTATTGGGATAGAATATTATCAGGCGGTTATTCGGGATGGTGTGCGAAGCTATCCGGAATTTGAGGAATGGAGAAAGCGACACCCGATGACGGGGGTGGTGGAATGGATGCCTTAG
- a CDS encoding HelD family protein — MIFNRTEKQEKEYLQQVISIINATINSTDKSVKEHVDTLQEYKDYLWSNKDIDPHEIRSMRESILHHFARGENVIDKRNRLSKIVDIPYFGRIDFKERKDGSQSLPVYIGIHTFFDFNNKRNLIYDWRAPISSMFYDYELGEATYSSPAGEVHGDISLKRQYRIRKGKMEYMLESSVTVHDDILQKELSSNADDKMKNIVMTIQREQNRIIRNEAAPVLIIQGVAGSGKTSIALHRIAYLLYAQRGQISSKDILIISPNKVFADYISNVLPELGETTVPETSMEQILSTVLDNKYKYQNFFEQVTELLEKPTSDFIERIQYKASFEFISRLDKFVLHIENNYFKATDVKLTKYITIPAGFISEQFKRFHRYPIRQRFETMTDYILEMMKLQYNLTVTTAEKNLLKKEIKNMFAGNNDLQIYKDFFEWTGKPEMFKMRKNRTLEYADLAALAYLHIALNGNNAQSYVKHLLIDEMQDYSPIQYKVIQKLYPCRKTILGDASQSVNPYGSSTANMIKKAFTTGEIMKLCKSYRSTFEITGFAQNIQPNCELEPISRHGEQPKVFQFPNVEEEVLGISDLINSFRNSNNTSLGIICKTESQAKELAQRLRTYTNDISLLSSQSSAYVKGIIVTSAHMAKGLEFDEVIIPQADDKNYHSGIDRSMLYVAVTRAMHKLTLTYSVSSPKCRFLQ, encoded by the coding sequence ATGATATTTAACAGAACAGAAAAGCAGGAAAAAGAATACTTGCAACAGGTTATCAGTATCATTAATGCTACGATAAACAGTACGGACAAATCGGTCAAGGAACATGTGGATACCTTGCAGGAATACAAAGACTATCTATGGTCGAACAAAGACATCGATCCCCATGAAATCCGTTCTATGCGCGAGAGCATCTTACATCATTTTGCACGGGGAGAAAATGTGATTGACAAACGCAACCGACTGAGCAAAATAGTAGACATTCCCTATTTCGGACGAATAGATTTCAAGGAGAGAAAAGACGGAAGCCAATCCCTGCCTGTCTACATAGGAATACATACATTTTTTGATTTCAACAACAAGAGAAACCTGATATACGATTGGCGTGCACCTATTTCGAGTATGTTCTATGATTATGAGTTGGGCGAAGCGACCTATTCTTCTCCGGCAGGCGAAGTTCATGGAGATATTTCACTCAAACGCCAATACCGTATCCGCAAAGGGAAAATGGAATATATGCTTGAAAGTTCCGTTACTGTCCACGATGATATCTTGCAAAAAGAACTCAGTTCCAATGCGGACGATAAGATGAAAAATATCGTCATGACCATTCAGCGCGAGCAGAACCGGATTATCCGTAATGAGGCTGCCCCCGTACTCATCATACAGGGAGTTGCCGGTTCGGGAAAAACTTCCATTGCGTTACATCGCATTGCCTACCTGCTCTATGCGCAAAGAGGACAGATTTCCTCAAAAGACATATTGATTATCTCACCCAATAAAGTGTTTGCCGACTACATCTCCAATGTCCTTCCGGAACTTGGAGAAACAACTGTGCCGGAAACCAGTATGGAGCAAATACTCTCCACAGTCCTCGATAACAAATACAAATATCAGAATTTCTTTGAGCAAGTGACGGAATTATTAGAGAAGCCGACTTCTGATTTCATCGAACGGATACAGTATAAAGCCTCCTTCGAGTTCATATCACGGCTCGATAAATTCGTCCTTCACATAGAAAACAACTATTTCAAAGCGACAGATGTAAAACTCACCAAGTACATTACCATTCCTGCCGGATTTATCAGCGAACAGTTCAAGCGATTCCATCGCTACCCCATACGCCAACGGTTTGAGACTATGACAGATTATATTCTGGAAATGATGAAACTCCAATATAACCTTACAGTCACCACTGCTGAAAAGAATCTGCTAAAGAAAGAAATTAAGAATATGTTTGCAGGAAACAACGACCTGCAAATCTATAAAGATTTCTTCGAATGGACAGGAAAGCCTGAAATGTTCAAAATGCGCAAGAATCGTACATTGGAATATGCAGATTTAGCAGCTTTAGCTTATTTGCATATCGCACTAAATGGAAACAATGCCCAATCTTATGTCAAACACCTTCTAATAGACGAAATGCAAGACTATTCTCCTATACAATACAAGGTGATTCAGAAACTATATCCCTGCCGGAAAACAATACTGGGAGACGCTTCCCAATCCGTGAATCCTTATGGTTCATCCACCGCAAATATGATAAAAAAAGCATTTACAACAGGGGAAATAATGAAGCTTTGCAAAAGCTATCGTTCCACCTTTGAGATTACCGGCTTTGCACAGAATATTCAACCGAATTGTGAATTAGAACCTATTTCACGACATGGGGAACAACCAAAGGTTTTTCAATTCCCAAATGTTGAAGAGGAAGTTCTCGGTATCTCAGACTTAATAAATTCTTTCAGAAACTCCAACAACACATCATTAGGAATCATTTGCAAAACCGAATCCCAAGCAAAAGAACTTGCTCAGAGACTCCGGACTTATACCAACGACATTTCACTATTGTCAAGTCAAAGCTCCGCTTATGTTAAAGGAATTATCGTCACTTCCGCCCACATGGCAAAAGGACTGGAATTTGACGAAGTAATCATTCCGCAAGCTGATGATAAGAACTATCATTCCGGCATTGATAGAAGTATGCTTTATGTGGCAGTGACAAGGGCTATGCACAAGCTAACTTTAACTTATTCCGTTTCTTCGCCCAAATGTCGATTCCTGCAATAG
- a CDS encoding DUF1905 domain-containing protein codes for MKYEFTAKVWNYSSTIGTGGWHIACLPKGISKEIRENLGFLEEGWGRLKITAKIGNTQWETAIWFDTKLDTYLLPLKAEIRKKEKIVTDKEVEIMIWI; via the coding sequence ATAAAATATGAGTTTACCGCAAAAGTATGGAATTACTCATCAACTATCGGAACGGGTGGTTGGCACATAGCCTGCCTTCCGAAAGGAATATCCAAAGAAATAAGAGAAAATCTTGGATTCTTAGAAGAAGGCTGGGGACGATTGAAAATAACGGCAAAAATCGGTAATACTCAATGGGAAACCGCTATTTGGTTTGACACGAAACTTGATACTTATTTACTGCCTCTCAAAGCAGAAATCAGGAAAAAGGAAAAAATCGTAACTGATAAAGAGGTGGAGATTATGATTTGGATTTAA
- a CDS encoding TonB family protein produces MNYEMESLKTGVKNFILGLSLVLLLTMTAYSSGKAQNCVDKTSVNTIIMSGMKNDTVIISQIKTDSLHHNGSCCSNNMQVVFTFLGKHINYLPKAIENKVEGDIIVGFTMTKNGEVANGSIIKGLYADLNEEVLRVIKEIPKCEPIKEDMDYRVTMNFNLSDGRLNFRPKMSIIGVETSNAKLSVKRMDGKNYGSMIVYGEPGVGEDSVVIKTMSVRISDMDNSIITIDKKNK; encoded by the coding sequence ATGAATTACGAAATGGAATCTTTAAAAACAGGGGTGAAGAACTTTATTTTAGGGCTGTCCCTAGTTCTTCTTTTAACGATGACTGCTTATTCTTCTGGTAAAGCACAGAATTGCGTTGATAAGACAAGTGTTAATACTATTATTATGTCGGGTATGAAAAATGATACGGTTATTATTTCTCAAATAAAAACTGATTCTTTACATCATAACGGTTCTTGTTGTTCGAATAATATGCAGGTTGTATTTACCTTTCTTGGGAAACATATTAATTATCTGCCCAAAGCGATTGAGAACAAAGTAGAGGGAGATATAATAGTCGGTTTTACTATGACTAAAAATGGCGAGGTGGCGAATGGCAGTATTATCAAAGGGCTTTATGCTGATTTGAATGAAGAAGTGCTTCGGGTTATAAAAGAAATTCCCAAATGTGAGCCTATAAAAGAGGATATGGATTATAGGGTCACTATGAACTTTAATTTGTCAGATGGAAGATTGAACTTCAGACCGAAAATGTCTATTATCGGAGTAGAAACAAGTAATGCGAAACTTTCCGTTAAAAGAATGGATGGGAAAAATTATGGTTCTATGATTGTTTATGGAGAACCTGGTGTGGGAGAGGATTCTGTTGTTATAAAGACGATGTCTGTTAGAATCAGCGATATGGATAATAGTATAATAACCATTGATAAAAAGAATAAGTAG
- a CDS encoding LytR/AlgR family response regulator transcription factor — protein MLKCITLDGDVSTLNDLMEYLEKIDRALAEVNGLLGSKRVEQSVFLREGSRIVRLNQEDILYLEGYGGDYVKVHRIEGKPILSQVSLKRFEECLGENFCRVHRSYIISLSHISYIERKRIRIEGALIPVSDSYLPMLMSKLRIQI, from the coding sequence ATGCTGAAATGTATCACTTTGGACGGCGATGTTTCTACGCTCAATGATTTGATGGAGTATTTAGAAAAGATTGACCGAGCTTTGGCAGAAGTCAATGGGTTGTTGGGAAGCAAGCGGGTCGAACAATCTGTTTTTCTTCGTGAAGGCTCCAGGATTGTGCGTCTTAATCAAGAGGATATTTTATATTTGGAAGGATACGGTGGTGATTATGTTAAAGTACACCGTATAGAAGGAAAACCTATACTTTCACAAGTGAGTCTGAAACGTTTTGAAGAATGTCTTGGAGAGAATTTTTGTCGCGTACATCGCTCTTATATCATTTCACTGTCTCATATAAGTTATATTGAACGGAAAAGAATCCGTATCGAAGGTGCTTTGATTCCGGTCAGTGATTCTTATCTGCCTATGTTAATGAGCAAACTGCGCATACAAATATAG